The following coding sequences lie in one Gadus macrocephalus chromosome 1, ASM3116895v1 genomic window:
- the snphb gene encoding syntaphilin isoform X2, protein MSASAPAAAPANRRPAAGPHRFDYCKFIELDYVPMETGYMVSMRPTKGYASSKTPSKSYASTKSPSKGHGSSKPPSKDYDSTKSPSKGYASRSPEHHSHSEKAPSTPRKRRPSAPASNRDPFVNATHSSSSGSCKGSDCSPTKGRHQKYTSCTDNHGLRPPPPEQYLTPLQQKEVCIRHLRARLKETIDRLQDRDTEIDELRGQLSRMQEDWIEEECHRVEAQLALKDARHEIQQLKDVVETVHNSLSDAGGLSGDEGVQKFFMEINAQNHKLENLLLNMEIAQTSMAKEGEGVPVCRARVGGSAPASVSGESPGAIPRPPFGGRAVCSCDVSPANSLKRSSTYNKLSEQVFADRRRKGSGLRCMSGDGTQDSDFVCCGESNIPSRADLLLEAAFLSEETASLLNSYSQTFPHSLTPSLPEGYSHTLPHTLPHNLAHTMPHSSTYEKLCTGDRLSPFHRALDGVSSVSHPCLYHHHLYLHHLREMGIQTESCPVPTTTGNPSDLDTITEQRTFHSQACSPTSTWMSDEGEEEMDSITTITAANEPITVSKTLLLSALPQSSMMSCSIEIPHYGKGEVEGEAKQENDEKEKETCVLEKPTEFVERFSHASEKGIDLEPERLDENTYVQSLQGNTYSEEKKYLDAVGGDLPKVGCEGSLELGGCTREVQPGEIREGIPSSCSETRLELEELKVCPQTEATPDNPSNPGMSPGVEMPHTSQPKRCTTQEQIVGFTRERSHIEDSAELDSEKQGAIGGNVEPEPAADSGTVQKSYWSRHFLVDLLAVAVPMVPTVAWLCRGPVRNGQPMYHIGSLLRGCCTVALHSLRRGGGLRHYPAGGGDLGGTQI, encoded by the exons ATGTCTGcatctgctcctgctgctgctccagccaATCGGAGGCCTGCTGCAGGCCCACACAG GTTCGACTACTGCAAGTTCATTGAGCTAGACTACGTCCCAATGGAGACGGGTTACATGGTCTCGATGCGGCCAACAAAAGGCTATGCGTCTTCAAAGACCCCCTCTAAAAGCTATGCCTCCACCAAGTCACCATCTAAAGGTCATGGGTCCAGCAAGCCACCATCTAAAGACTATGATTCCACCAAGTCGCCATCTAAAGGCTATGCATCCAGGTCTCCAGAGCACCACAGTCATTCGGAAAAAGCTCCCTCAACTCCCCGAAAGCG GCGGCCATCAGCTCCGGCCAGTAATAGAGATCCGTTTGTCAATGCCACCCACAGTAGCAGCAGTGGCTCATGTAAGGGCAGTGACTGCAGCCCTACCAAGGG ACGTCACCAGAAGTACACGTCATGCACGGATAACCATGGACTCCGGCCTCCTCCCCCAGAGCAGTACCTCACCCCCCTACAACAGAAGGAGGTGTGTATACGACACCTGCGGGCCAGGCTAAAAGAGACCATCGACAGACTGCAGGACAG agacacagagatcgATGAGCTTAGAGGCCAGCTGTCAAGAATGCAGGAGGACTGGATCGAGGAAGAGTGTCACAGGGTGGAGGCCCAGTTGGCCCTGAAAGACGCACGGCACGAGATCCAGCAGCTCAAGGATGTTGTTGAAACCGTTCACAATAGCCTGAGTGATGCCGGGGGGCTTAGTGGGGATGAAGGGGTCCAGAAGTTCTTCATGGAAATTAATGCCCAGAACCACAAGCTGGAGAACCTGCTGCTCAACATGGAGATAGCCCAGACTAGCATGGCCaaggagggtgagggtgtgcCTGTATGCCGTGCCAGAGTCGGTGGTTCAGCCCCTGCTTCTGTATCGGGGGAGAGTCCCGGAGCCATTCCAAGACCTCCATTTGGAGGAAGGGCAGTGTGTTCATGTGATGTGTCTCCTGCCAACTCGCTGAAACGGAGCTCCACATACAACAAGCTGAGCGAACAAGTATTTGCAGACCGAAGAAGAAAGGGATCAGGGCTTCGTTGCATGTCGGGGGATGGCACTCAGGACAGTGACTTTGTGTGCTGCGGGGAAAGCAACATCCCTAGCCGAGCTGACTTGCTGCTGGAGGCTGCCTTTCTGTCAGAGGAGACGGCCTCATTGCTCAACTCTTACTCCCAGACCTTTCCCCATTCCTTAACCCCATCCCTTCCTGAAGGCTATTCCCACACTCTGCCTCACACTTTACCCCACAACCTTGCCCACACCATGCCCCACTCTTCCACCTATGAGAAGCTGTGCACAGGGGACCGACTGTCCCCATTCCATCGTGCCCTGGACGGAGTGAGCAGTGTTAGCCACCCTTGCttgtaccaccaccacctctacttGCACCACCTGCGAGAGATGGGCATCCAGACAGAAAGCTGCCCTGTTCCCACCACAACTGGTAACCCTTCTGACCTGGACACCATCACAGAGCAACGCACTTTCCACTCACAGGCCTGCAGTCCCACTTCCACCTGGATGTCGGATGAGGGTGAAGAAGAAATGGACTCCATTACCACAATAACCGCAGCCAATGAACCAATCACTGTCTCCAAAACTCTTCTGCTTTCAGCCTTACCGCAGTCGTCCATGATGTCCTGCTCCATTGAGATTCCTCATTACGGCAAGGGGGAAGTTGAAGGAGAGGCAAAACAGGAAAATGACGAAAAAGAGAAGGAAACTTGTGTATTAGAAAAACCAACAGAGTTTGTGGAGAGGTTTTCCCACGCTTCTGAGAAAGGAATAGATTTAGAACCAGAAAGGTTGGATGAAAACACCTATGTGCAATCTCTGCAGGGAAACACCTACTCTGAAGAGAAGAAATATCTGGACGCGGTAGGGGGAGATTTACCAAAAGTAGGGTGTGAGGGTAGTCTCGAATTAGGAGGATGCACTAgagaagtccagccaggagagATTAGGGAGGGAATCCCTAGTAGTTGTAGTGAGACACGGCTTGAGTTGGAGGAATTAAAGGTATGCCCACAGACAGAGGCAACACCGGACAATCCAAGTAACCCAGGGATGTCACCAGGTGTAGAAATGCCTCATACTTCCCAGCCAAAGAGATGTACCACCCAAGAACAGATAGTGGGCTTCACCAGAGAGAGGAGCCATATTGAAGACAGTGCAGAACTGGATTCTGAAAAACAGGGAGCCATAGGTGGTAATGTAGAACCAGAACCTGCGGCAGACTCTGGTACAGTTCAGAAAAGCTACTGGAGCCGCCATTTTCTTGTAGACCTCCTTGCGGTGGCTGTACCGATGGTCCCGACGGTGGCGTGGCTCTGCCGTGGCCCTGTCCGCAATGGACAGCCCATGTATCACATCGGATCCCTGCTGCGTGGATGCTGCACTGTAGCCTTACACTCACTGCGCCGGGGGGGCGGCCTGAGACACTACCCTGCAGGCGGGGGGGACCTTGGGGGAACGCAAATATGA
- the snphb gene encoding syntaphilin isoform X3, with product METGYMVSMRPTKGYASSKTPSKSYASTKSPSKGHGSSKPPSKDYDSTKSPSKGYASRSPEHHSHSEKAPSTPRKRRPSAPASNRDPFVNATHSSSSGSCKGSDCSPTKGRHQKYTSCTDNHGLRPPPPEQYLTPLQQKEVCIRHLRARLKETIDRLQDRDTEIDELRGQLSRMQEDWIEEECHRVEAQLALKDARHEIQQLKDVVETVHNSLSDAGGLSGDEGVQKFFMEINAQNHKLENLLLNMEIAQTSMAKEGEGVPVCRARVGGSAPASVSGESPGAIPRPPFGGRAVCSCDVSPANSLKRSSTYNKLSEQVFADRRRKGSGLRCMSGDGTQDSDFVCCGESNIPSRADLLLEAAFLSEETASLLNSYSQTFPHSLTPSLPEGYSHTLPHTLPHNLAHTMPHSSTYEKLCTGDRLSPFHRALDGVSSVSHPCLYHHHLYLHHLREMGIQTESCPVPTTTGNPSDLDTITEQRTFHSQACSPTSTWMSDEGEEEMDSITTITAANEPITVSKTLLLSALPQSSMMSCSIEIPHYGKGEVEGEAKQENDEKEKETCVLEKPTEFVERFSHASEKGIDLEPERLDENTYVQSLQGNTYSEEKKYLDAVGGDLPKVGCEGSLELGGCTREVQPGEIREGIPSSCSETRLELEELKVCPQTEATPDNPSNPGMSPGVEMPHTSQPKRCTTQEQIVGFTRERSHIEDSAELDSEKQGAIGGNVEPEPAADSGTVQKSYWSRHFLVDLLAVAVPMVPTVAWLCRGPVRNGQPMYHIGSLLRGCCTVALHSLRRGGGLRHYPAGGGDLGGTQI from the exons ATGGAGACGGGTTACATGGTCTCGATGCGGCCAACAAAAGGCTATGCGTCTTCAAAGACCCCCTCTAAAAGCTATGCCTCCACCAAGTCACCATCTAAAGGTCATGGGTCCAGCAAGCCACCATCTAAAGACTATGATTCCACCAAGTCGCCATCTAAAGGCTATGCATCCAGGTCTCCAGAGCACCACAGTCATTCGGAAAAAGCTCCCTCAACTCCCCGAAAGCG GCGGCCATCAGCTCCGGCCAGTAATAGAGATCCGTTTGTCAATGCCACCCACAGTAGCAGCAGTGGCTCATGTAAGGGCAGTGACTGCAGCCCTACCAAGGG ACGTCACCAGAAGTACACGTCATGCACGGATAACCATGGACTCCGGCCTCCTCCCCCAGAGCAGTACCTCACCCCCCTACAACAGAAGGAGGTGTGTATACGACACCTGCGGGCCAGGCTAAAAGAGACCATCGACAGACTGCAGGACAG agacacagagatcgATGAGCTTAGAGGCCAGCTGTCAAGAATGCAGGAGGACTGGATCGAGGAAGAGTGTCACAGGGTGGAGGCCCAGTTGGCCCTGAAAGACGCACGGCACGAGATCCAGCAGCTCAAGGATGTTGTTGAAACCGTTCACAATAGCCTGAGTGATGCCGGGGGGCTTAGTGGGGATGAAGGGGTCCAGAAGTTCTTCATGGAAATTAATGCCCAGAACCACAAGCTGGAGAACCTGCTGCTCAACATGGAGATAGCCCAGACTAGCATGGCCaaggagggtgagggtgtgcCTGTATGCCGTGCCAGAGTCGGTGGTTCAGCCCCTGCTTCTGTATCGGGGGAGAGTCCCGGAGCCATTCCAAGACCTCCATTTGGAGGAAGGGCAGTGTGTTCATGTGATGTGTCTCCTGCCAACTCGCTGAAACGGAGCTCCACATACAACAAGCTGAGCGAACAAGTATTTGCAGACCGAAGAAGAAAGGGATCAGGGCTTCGTTGCATGTCGGGGGATGGCACTCAGGACAGTGACTTTGTGTGCTGCGGGGAAAGCAACATCCCTAGCCGAGCTGACTTGCTGCTGGAGGCTGCCTTTCTGTCAGAGGAGACGGCCTCATTGCTCAACTCTTACTCCCAGACCTTTCCCCATTCCTTAACCCCATCCCTTCCTGAAGGCTATTCCCACACTCTGCCTCACACTTTACCCCACAACCTTGCCCACACCATGCCCCACTCTTCCACCTATGAGAAGCTGTGCACAGGGGACCGACTGTCCCCATTCCATCGTGCCCTGGACGGAGTGAGCAGTGTTAGCCACCCTTGCttgtaccaccaccacctctacttGCACCACCTGCGAGAGATGGGCATCCAGACAGAAAGCTGCCCTGTTCCCACCACAACTGGTAACCCTTCTGACCTGGACACCATCACAGAGCAACGCACTTTCCACTCACAGGCCTGCAGTCCCACTTCCACCTGGATGTCGGATGAGGGTGAAGAAGAAATGGACTCCATTACCACAATAACCGCAGCCAATGAACCAATCACTGTCTCCAAAACTCTTCTGCTTTCAGCCTTACCGCAGTCGTCCATGATGTCCTGCTCCATTGAGATTCCTCATTACGGCAAGGGGGAAGTTGAAGGAGAGGCAAAACAGGAAAATGACGAAAAAGAGAAGGAAACTTGTGTATTAGAAAAACCAACAGAGTTTGTGGAGAGGTTTTCCCACGCTTCTGAGAAAGGAATAGATTTAGAACCAGAAAGGTTGGATGAAAACACCTATGTGCAATCTCTGCAGGGAAACACCTACTCTGAAGAGAAGAAATATCTGGACGCGGTAGGGGGAGATTTACCAAAAGTAGGGTGTGAGGGTAGTCTCGAATTAGGAGGATGCACTAgagaagtccagccaggagagATTAGGGAGGGAATCCCTAGTAGTTGTAGTGAGACACGGCTTGAGTTGGAGGAATTAAAGGTATGCCCACAGACAGAGGCAACACCGGACAATCCAAGTAACCCAGGGATGTCACCAGGTGTAGAAATGCCTCATACTTCCCAGCCAAAGAGATGTACCACCCAAGAACAGATAGTGGGCTTCACCAGAGAGAGGAGCCATATTGAAGACAGTGCAGAACTGGATTCTGAAAAACAGGGAGCCATAGGTGGTAATGTAGAACCAGAACCTGCGGCAGACTCTGGTACAGTTCAGAAAAGCTACTGGAGCCGCCATTTTCTTGTAGACCTCCTTGCGGTGGCTGTACCGATGGTCCCGACGGTGGCGTGGCTCTGCCGTGGCCCTGTCCGCAATGGACAGCCCATGTATCACATCGGATCCCTGCTGCGTGGATGCTGCACTGTAGCCTTACACTCACTGCGCCGGGGGGGCGGCCTGAGACACTACCCTGCAGGCGGGGGGGACCTTGGGGGAACGCAAATATGA
- the snphb gene encoding syntaphilin isoform X1 → MSASAPAAAPANRRPAAGPHRFHPLKMQRKRSWQQMPVSVSVPVSDKKSTATTAPVDTPVPAQPAFDYCKFIELDYVPMETGYMVSMRPTKGYASSKTPSKSYASTKSPSKGHGSSKPPSKDYDSTKSPSKGYASRSPEHHSHSEKAPSTPRKRRPSAPASNRDPFVNATHSSSSGSCKGSDCSPTKGRHQKYTSCTDNHGLRPPPPEQYLTPLQQKEVCIRHLRARLKETIDRLQDRDTEIDELRGQLSRMQEDWIEEECHRVEAQLALKDARHEIQQLKDVVETVHNSLSDAGGLSGDEGVQKFFMEINAQNHKLENLLLNMEIAQTSMAKEGEGVPVCRARVGGSAPASVSGESPGAIPRPPFGGRAVCSCDVSPANSLKRSSTYNKLSEQVFADRRRKGSGLRCMSGDGTQDSDFVCCGESNIPSRADLLLEAAFLSEETASLLNSYSQTFPHSLTPSLPEGYSHTLPHTLPHNLAHTMPHSSTYEKLCTGDRLSPFHRALDGVSSVSHPCLYHHHLYLHHLREMGIQTESCPVPTTTGNPSDLDTITEQRTFHSQACSPTSTWMSDEGEEEMDSITTITAANEPITVSKTLLLSALPQSSMMSCSIEIPHYGKGEVEGEAKQENDEKEKETCVLEKPTEFVERFSHASEKGIDLEPERLDENTYVQSLQGNTYSEEKKYLDAVGGDLPKVGCEGSLELGGCTREVQPGEIREGIPSSCSETRLELEELKVCPQTEATPDNPSNPGMSPGVEMPHTSQPKRCTTQEQIVGFTRERSHIEDSAELDSEKQGAIGGNVEPEPAADSGTVQKSYWSRHFLVDLLAVAVPMVPTVAWLCRGPVRNGQPMYHIGSLLRGCCTVALHSLRRGGGLRHYPAGGGDLGGTQI, encoded by the exons ATGTCTGcatctgctcctgctgctgctccagccaATCGGAGGCCTGCTGCAGGCCCACACAG ATTCCACCCTCTGAAGATGCAACGCAAACGCAGCTGGCAGCAAATGCCGGTGTCTGTGTCCGTGCCGGTGTCAGACAAGAAGTCGACAGCCACCACAGCTCCAGTTGATACTCCTGTGCCCGCTCAACCTGC GTTCGACTACTGCAAGTTCATTGAGCTAGACTACGTCCCAATGGAGACGGGTTACATGGTCTCGATGCGGCCAACAAAAGGCTATGCGTCTTCAAAGACCCCCTCTAAAAGCTATGCCTCCACCAAGTCACCATCTAAAGGTCATGGGTCCAGCAAGCCACCATCTAAAGACTATGATTCCACCAAGTCGCCATCTAAAGGCTATGCATCCAGGTCTCCAGAGCACCACAGTCATTCGGAAAAAGCTCCCTCAACTCCCCGAAAGCG GCGGCCATCAGCTCCGGCCAGTAATAGAGATCCGTTTGTCAATGCCACCCACAGTAGCAGCAGTGGCTCATGTAAGGGCAGTGACTGCAGCCCTACCAAGGG ACGTCACCAGAAGTACACGTCATGCACGGATAACCATGGACTCCGGCCTCCTCCCCCAGAGCAGTACCTCACCCCCCTACAACAGAAGGAGGTGTGTATACGACACCTGCGGGCCAGGCTAAAAGAGACCATCGACAGACTGCAGGACAG agacacagagatcgATGAGCTTAGAGGCCAGCTGTCAAGAATGCAGGAGGACTGGATCGAGGAAGAGTGTCACAGGGTGGAGGCCCAGTTGGCCCTGAAAGACGCACGGCACGAGATCCAGCAGCTCAAGGATGTTGTTGAAACCGTTCACAATAGCCTGAGTGATGCCGGGGGGCTTAGTGGGGATGAAGGGGTCCAGAAGTTCTTCATGGAAATTAATGCCCAGAACCACAAGCTGGAGAACCTGCTGCTCAACATGGAGATAGCCCAGACTAGCATGGCCaaggagggtgagggtgtgcCTGTATGCCGTGCCAGAGTCGGTGGTTCAGCCCCTGCTTCTGTATCGGGGGAGAGTCCCGGAGCCATTCCAAGACCTCCATTTGGAGGAAGGGCAGTGTGTTCATGTGATGTGTCTCCTGCCAACTCGCTGAAACGGAGCTCCACATACAACAAGCTGAGCGAACAAGTATTTGCAGACCGAAGAAGAAAGGGATCAGGGCTTCGTTGCATGTCGGGGGATGGCACTCAGGACAGTGACTTTGTGTGCTGCGGGGAAAGCAACATCCCTAGCCGAGCTGACTTGCTGCTGGAGGCTGCCTTTCTGTCAGAGGAGACGGCCTCATTGCTCAACTCTTACTCCCAGACCTTTCCCCATTCCTTAACCCCATCCCTTCCTGAAGGCTATTCCCACACTCTGCCTCACACTTTACCCCACAACCTTGCCCACACCATGCCCCACTCTTCCACCTATGAGAAGCTGTGCACAGGGGACCGACTGTCCCCATTCCATCGTGCCCTGGACGGAGTGAGCAGTGTTAGCCACCCTTGCttgtaccaccaccacctctacttGCACCACCTGCGAGAGATGGGCATCCAGACAGAAAGCTGCCCTGTTCCCACCACAACTGGTAACCCTTCTGACCTGGACACCATCACAGAGCAACGCACTTTCCACTCACAGGCCTGCAGTCCCACTTCCACCTGGATGTCGGATGAGGGTGAAGAAGAAATGGACTCCATTACCACAATAACCGCAGCCAATGAACCAATCACTGTCTCCAAAACTCTTCTGCTTTCAGCCTTACCGCAGTCGTCCATGATGTCCTGCTCCATTGAGATTCCTCATTACGGCAAGGGGGAAGTTGAAGGAGAGGCAAAACAGGAAAATGACGAAAAAGAGAAGGAAACTTGTGTATTAGAAAAACCAACAGAGTTTGTGGAGAGGTTTTCCCACGCTTCTGAGAAAGGAATAGATTTAGAACCAGAAAGGTTGGATGAAAACACCTATGTGCAATCTCTGCAGGGAAACACCTACTCTGAAGAGAAGAAATATCTGGACGCGGTAGGGGGAGATTTACCAAAAGTAGGGTGTGAGGGTAGTCTCGAATTAGGAGGATGCACTAgagaagtccagccaggagagATTAGGGAGGGAATCCCTAGTAGTTGTAGTGAGACACGGCTTGAGTTGGAGGAATTAAAGGTATGCCCACAGACAGAGGCAACACCGGACAATCCAAGTAACCCAGGGATGTCACCAGGTGTAGAAATGCCTCATACTTCCCAGCCAAAGAGATGTACCACCCAAGAACAGATAGTGGGCTTCACCAGAGAGAGGAGCCATATTGAAGACAGTGCAGAACTGGATTCTGAAAAACAGGGAGCCATAGGTGGTAATGTAGAACCAGAACCTGCGGCAGACTCTGGTACAGTTCAGAAAAGCTACTGGAGCCGCCATTTTCTTGTAGACCTCCTTGCGGTGGCTGTACCGATGGTCCCGACGGTGGCGTGGCTCTGCCGTGGCCCTGTCCGCAATGGACAGCCCATGTATCACATCGGATCCCTGCTGCGTGGATGCTGCACTGTAGCCTTACACTCACTGCGCCGGGGGGGCGGCCTGAGACACTACCCTGCAGGCGGGGGGGACCTTGGGGGAACGCAAATATGA